The following coding sequences lie in one Nakaseomyces glabratus chromosome K, complete sequence genomic window:
- the EMP47 gene encoding Emp47p (CAGL0K12914g~Ortholog(s) have carbohydrate derivative binding activity and role in ER to Golgi vesicle-mediated transport), with product MFCLQLLYLYILITGVYGHVINKSGDETTLRRDISLLDLVKASKLPAQWNALESARLVEGRVVLTPKTNTKGSIWLQDPFPIKDAFTVEWTFRSINFSGKSKGGMSFWVLDDTTQLDDKLYGGPNKFSGLQILIDNFSNYGPSVRGILNDGSQEFKQEDIYSNAFASCLMGYQDSAVPFTMRLSYSPKENHLLKLQIDNQVCFQTRNILLPQKNFRIGTSANNAGTEESFELLRIKLYDDILEKALEPNMKAMPQPKTVQKIINKDTGAQTMKEKDIFDTKKSDVSVLDIYKKIDQLEGKIIGNDVSTLLTSVDNAIEGQRKMNKHLDELLTQLKLFAHFENKDLLTKDDTIIPDNYKEFLNMNDKLGELLKEQESIRMEHRKNHGEITSTDVLNKLFLWMLPLIGVILLTAYHTYKIQQEISKTKLL from the coding sequence ATGTTTTGCTTACAACTGTTATACCTTTACATACTTATAACTGGCGTCTATGGTCATGTTATAAACAAATCTGGAGATGAAACTACCCTTAGAAGGGATATCTCGTTATTAGATTTAGTAAAAGCAAGCAAGCTGCCGGCACAATGGAACGCTTTGGAGTCGGCACGACTAGTGGAAGGCAGAGTTGTATTAACGCCAAAGACTAATACAAAGGGCTCTATTTGGTTACAGGACCCGTTTCCTATCAAAGACGCTTTCACCGTTGAATGGACTTTCAGAAGCATAAATTTCAGCGGAAAATCGAAGGGAGGAATGTCATTTTGGGTTTTAGATGACACCACCCAGCTAGACGACAAACTTTATGGAGGTCCAAACAAGTTTTCTGGTTTGCAAATTTTAATAGATAACTTCAGCAATTATGGTCCTAGTGTACGTGGTATTTTGAATGATGGCAGCCAGGAGTTTAAGCAAGAAGACATCTATTCCAATGCGTTTGCCTCATGCTTAATGGGATACCAAGATTCTGCTGTTCCATTCACAATGAGATTATCATATAGCCCGAAGGAGAACCATTTGCTTAAGTTACAGATTGATAACCAAGTATGTTTTCAAACAAGAAACATCTTGCTACCACAAAAGAATTTCAGGATCGGTACAAGTGCTAATAACGCAGGTACCGAGGAATCCTTTGAGCTATTGAGAATAAAACTGTATGACGATATTTTAGAAAAAGCTCTTGAACCAAATATGAAAGCTATGCCTCAGCCAAAGACtgtacaaaaaataattaacaAAGATACAGGAGCACAAacaatgaaagaaaaagatatttttgataccAAAAAGTCAGATGTCAGTGTTCTTGACATCTATAAGAAAATCGATCAACTAGAAGGCAAAATAATTGGTAATGATGTCTCCACTTTATTAACCTCAGTAGATAATGCGATTGAGGGacaaagaaagatgaaTAAACATTTAGATGAATTACTTACTCAACTAAAGCTGTTTGCGCATTTTGAGAACAAAGATCTTCTTACAAAAGATGATACTATCATCCCTGACAATTATAAGGAATTTCTAAACATGAATGATAAATTGGGTGAACTAttgaaagaacaagaatCAATCAGAATGGAGCATAGAAAAAATCATGGTGAAATAACATCTACTGATGTACTGAATAAGCTATTTTTATGGATGCTTCCTCTGATTGGTGTGATTCTGTTGACTGCATATCATACTTATAAGATTCAACAAGAGATCTCCAAAACTAAATTATTGTAA